The following are encoded together in the Piscirickettsia litoralis genome:
- a CDS encoding GPW/gp25 family protein has protein sequence MKNTLDQLQGMCSQTGKSLQGIDYLFQLIGDCLTTPKNTRVMRRWYGTTLCEILDAPITDSIKIDIVMACDGALKNLSKELQDQGLPYFKVSSTQVEALDNGKLRLSISFATYPDGQSYQYSEAI, from the coding sequence ATGAAAAATACGCTCGATCAACTTCAAGGCATGTGCAGTCAAACCGGTAAATCTCTCCAAGGGATTGATTATTTATTTCAATTGATTGGCGATTGCTTAACGACCCCTAAAAATACCCGTGTGATGCGGCGGTGGTATGGCACTACTTTATGCGAAATTTTAGACGCACCGATCACAGACAGCATAAAAATTGACATTGTCATGGCCTGTGATGGCGCACTTAAAAATCTATCGAAAGAACTTCAAGATCAAGGCTTACCTTATTTCAAAGTGAGCTCAACCCAAGTTGAAGCGCTCGACAATGGAAAATTACGCCTATCGATTAGTTTCGCGACCTATCCCGATGGCCAATCCTATCAATACAGTGAGGCGATATGA
- a CDS encoding phage tail-collar fiber domain-containing protein, translated as MTDQKTIIPTITDVGMNALINAQQKGIALVIDHVSLGTGLHQPSKLDTQLLKPFKDTPVVSVQDIALGEIRSTIVDSSNDRYSVTEVGFMTKDNVLFAIWSTDDAANPLLQKTPVSQLTVPYNIAISGQPQITITSTGQSVYPQATPDKQGVIQLATETEALNKGNTEHAITPETLNHVINILRQPQTFYVDNQDGDDAADGSEDHPVTTIDQAVKLCSSMSERNFVYLKGAQTHTVQTQLPVENKYIVFRSWGDNAAVIANQQVTNDRASGFIPTGGSVLSFYNIDFITADLPDSVNWSGMVTRYDDQAGTVKTYQCNVTCQSAFIQIPSGPGIINIAMYGGAIKYNPTGKRPNVIINEAAHPVYAHITSSFQDLNGNSIDSTLLRKTIFSERAFNKNASSSQQPFNILSNIDLSQGA; from the coding sequence ATGACAGACCAAAAAACAATTATTCCAACCATTACCGATGTTGGGATGAACGCTTTAATTAATGCTCAACAAAAAGGCATCGCCTTAGTAATCGATCATGTCTCACTTGGGACTGGCTTACATCAGCCCAGCAAATTAGATACACAGCTTTTAAAACCCTTTAAAGACACGCCCGTTGTGTCGGTGCAAGATATTGCCTTAGGTGAAATTCGCTCAACCATTGTTGATTCTTCGAATGATCGTTATAGCGTCACCGAAGTCGGTTTTATGACTAAAGACAATGTATTGTTTGCGATTTGGTCTACGGATGATGCCGCCAACCCCTTGCTTCAAAAAACCCCCGTTTCTCAATTGACCGTGCCTTACAATATTGCAATCTCGGGTCAACCTCAAATTACAATTACTAGCACGGGCCAATCTGTTTATCCGCAGGCGACCCCCGATAAGCAAGGGGTGATTCAGCTTGCAACAGAGACAGAAGCATTAAACAAGGGCAACACTGAGCATGCAATTACTCCCGAAACTTTAAATCACGTGATTAATATTTTGCGCCAACCTCAGACTTTTTATGTCGATAACCAAGATGGTGATGATGCCGCCGATGGTTCCGAAGATCACCCCGTGACCACGATTGATCAAGCGGTTAAGTTATGTTCCTCGATGAGCGAGCGCAATTTTGTTTATCTCAAAGGCGCGCAAACTCATACCGTACAAACACAACTGCCTGTTGAAAATAAATACATTGTTTTTAGAAGCTGGGGAGATAATGCGGCGGTTATTGCCAATCAACAAGTTACAAACGATCGCGCCTCTGGTTTTATACCGACAGGGGGTTCCGTGCTTTCTTTTTATAATATTGATTTTATCACCGCAGATTTACCCGACTCGGTGAATTGGTCAGGCATGGTAACACGCTACGATGATCAAGCAGGAACTGTTAAAACCTATCAATGTAATGTGACCTGTCAGAGCGCATTTATTCAGATTCCAAGCGGGCCCGGAATTATTAATATTGCGATGTATGGCGGTGCCATTAAATATAACCCCACCGGTAAACGCCCCAATGTGATCATCAATGAAGCGGCCCATCCTGTTTATGCTCATATTACCAGCAGTTTTCAGGATTTAAATGGTAACTCGATTGATAGCACTCTGCTTAGAAAAACAATTTTTTCAGAGCGCGCTTTTAATAAAAACGCAAGCTCGTCTCAGCAGCCGTTTAATATTTTATCCAACATTGATTTGTCGCAAGGAGCTTAA
- a CDS encoding phage major tail tube protein: protein MALAQGIRLFNLVIAGQGQAGAVTDIQLPEVKETIEEFKGGYMSSVGIPVGLEKMELEFTLHYSSADTLSLFGLEAGKTATFVFTPALENEKGVVGLKATIQGRIIGVQTDPISSESIFKQKFTVQVSSYVLEQEGTELYNIDIERWIYKVRGQDRLAAVRTKAGIS, encoded by the coding sequence ATGGCATTAGCACAAGGCATACGCCTTTTTAATTTAGTGATTGCCGGTCAAGGACAGGCCGGAGCGGTAACTGATATTCAATTGCCCGAAGTAAAAGAAACCATTGAGGAATTTAAAGGAGGCTATATGTCCTCGGTGGGGATTCCGGTGGGACTAGAAAAAATGGAGTTAGAGTTTACCCTGCATTATTCCAGTGCTGACACCTTGAGCTTATTTGGGCTTGAGGCCGGTAAAACAGCGACCTTTGTTTTTACCCCAGCGCTGGAAAATGAAAAGGGCGTTGTCGGTTTAAAAGCCACTATTCAAGGGCGGATTATCGGCGTTCAAACCGATCCCATTTCATCGGAATCTATTTTTAAACAAAAATTCACAGTTCAAGTTTCTTCTTATGTCCTCGAACAAGAGGGCACAGAGCTTTATAACATCGATATTGAACGATGGATTTATAAAGTGCGTGGACAAGATCGTTTAGCCGCAGTGCGAACAAAAGCCGGTATTTCTTAA
- a CDS encoding phage tail sheath subtilisin-like domain-containing protein: protein MADFVHGVVSSISDNSTRSISAVATSVIGIVGTAGWADPAKFPVNTPVLVNDVTQLAGLISNKPTKETDPPITQGSLPDALNLMFDQANLTCVVIRVDEGADDKTTQTNIIGGVNGSGHRTGMQVLIDAQSVLGLTPKILCVPSFSKIVDVASALCTLTDEMDAFCYLDGPGSSASDAIKILTAESSPLTGYNNAMLCDPWIKAAGVADMIPPSALWAAIRAKTDNEKGVWRSSSNQKVNSVIGTSYPVEYANNPSSTSNLLNGAGVACIVNYGGGFRTWGNYTCAFKTDSQFAFEPARRVASMISDTLDETLMWAVDLPTNASYFNNVTASINGFMRDLSLQSDSAVNGTCTANKDLNTETALDQGQSYFDIDFSVASPAQTINCKLTKQLQSTSSSNS, encoded by the coding sequence ATGGCAGATTTTGTGCATGGCGTGGTTTCGTCTATCTCTGATAATTCGACACGCTCAATTAGTGCGGTGGCCACCTCAGTCATCGGTATTGTTGGAACCGCAGGCTGGGCGGACCCTGCAAAATTCCCAGTGAATACGCCCGTTTTAGTCAACGATGTAACGCAACTCGCAGGCTTAATTAGCAATAAACCCACGAAGGAAACGGATCCACCGATTACACAAGGTTCGTTGCCGGATGCGCTCAATTTAATGTTTGATCAAGCGAATCTTACTTGTGTCGTTATTCGAGTGGATGAGGGAGCCGACGATAAAACAACACAAACAAATATCATTGGCGGGGTCAATGGCTCCGGCCACCGAACAGGAATGCAGGTATTGATTGATGCGCAAAGCGTTTTAGGACTCACCCCTAAAATATTGTGTGTGCCTTCATTCTCAAAAATTGTTGATGTGGCCAGCGCCTTATGCACATTAACTGATGAGATGGATGCTTTTTGTTATTTGGATGGTCCAGGCAGCTCGGCCTCCGATGCCATTAAAATATTAACGGCAGAATCATCGCCTTTAACCGGCTATAACAACGCCATGCTCTGCGATCCTTGGATTAAGGCCGCAGGAGTGGCTGATATGATCCCACCGTCTGCATTATGGGCGGCGATTCGCGCCAAAACAGACAATGAAAAGGGAGTATGGCGCTCGTCATCGAATCAAAAGGTCAATAGCGTTATTGGAACCAGCTACCCGGTTGAGTATGCAAATAACCCGTCATCGACCTCAAACTTACTGAACGGAGCAGGCGTCGCCTGTATCGTGAATTATGGCGGTGGTTTTAGGACATGGGGAAACTACACCTGTGCGTTTAAAACAGATTCGCAATTCGCTTTTGAGCCTGCCCGACGTGTTGCCAGTATGATTAGCGACACACTTGATGAAACATTGATGTGGGCGGTCGATTTACCCACAAACGCCTCTTATTTTAATAATGTGACAGCATCGATTAATGGGTTTATGCGGGATTTATCCTTGCAATCAGATAGCGCAGTGAATGGCACCTGTACAGCAAACAAAGATTTAAATACAGAAACTGCACTGGACCAAGGTCAATCTTATTTTGATATTGATTTTAGTGTCGCCTCTCCGGCTCAAACCATTAATTGCAAGCTAACAAAACAATTGCAAAGCACATCTTCCAGTAATTCATAA
- a CDS encoding phage tail-collar fiber domain-containing protein — MIIKPILTDVGREALANAKSKGTNLVISHLAVGSGIWQADKTATALKHQIKRINETGYQDLDAAQVRVEFIDDTTDAYVAYEIGLITEDGILFAVYSSNDQNKPVLQKASATPLLQYYNLGFSNTDNIDFVQGQINLPQATEVVKGVAYTATDADMVTGSNDSKIVTPNKLSNNILPIQGLKFPDGYIQKTVSYNLTNPNGTAKNLAPDFDLNDLFTSGIYCGVPKNNPIGDTNPGGEWFNFLVMGNGKDSASQFAIPWSNLGRGVCVRTTQKGKEGWSSWAKLNTQDKIYNSTGCKIDFANNVLNFYYNNKRIAWVGDGDIHLASPDNAITFGDGSSQKTASWRMVAPSGRCLNAANSDANTFNNQAGVYAGTGNGWKNTPKSLGFLIVYPYADNDGCYQEFVSFEDITKTGYRKYSRILARDGKTWSEWQRIDSLLVDANQFCFNTNDWNGHTQTKFHYSWECKNSPSNRVFYNGFTCFVDDNAHKKTFQLIQDDQGRVYSRAQYINSDQTPSEEPYSLWIRNDNTPDAIRSNTLNRTQNADGSLQVDIKVATQAEVNAGNADTFVTAKNLHGSLVGQFQKVLDIENGQPDQDYDIEFTAQSGNLGNCLIMAQASATKGANGTRGAMVQIIDPSGVVRVEHYSYSMEYEQRGSAGHGSATYSVFLGKHTTQTGWKARFTAPPGAARGVSNRKLSVTMVPF, encoded by the coding sequence ATGATTATAAAACCGATACTGACTGATGTCGGTCGTGAAGCTCTGGCCAATGCAAAGTCAAAAGGAACAAACCTGGTGATTAGCCACCTTGCTGTGGGGAGTGGGATTTGGCAAGCGGATAAAACCGCAACGGCGCTCAAGCACCAAATTAAACGCATTAATGAAACCGGCTATCAAGATTTAGACGCCGCGCAAGTTCGAGTGGAATTTATCGATGATACGACAGATGCTTATGTTGCTTATGAAATTGGCTTAATTACTGAGGATGGTATTTTATTTGCTGTTTATTCCAGCAATGACCAGAATAAACCCGTTTTGCAAAAAGCCAGTGCGACGCCCTTATTGCAATATTATAATTTAGGCTTTTCTAACACCGATAATATTGATTTTGTTCAGGGACAAATTAATTTACCGCAAGCGACCGAAGTGGTGAAAGGAGTTGCGTATACGGCAACAGATGCCGATATGGTGACAGGAAGCAATGACAGTAAAATCGTAACGCCTAACAAATTATCAAACAATATTTTACCGATTCAGGGATTAAAGTTTCCTGATGGCTATATTCAAAAAACAGTTTCATATAACCTTACCAATCCCAACGGAACCGCAAAAAACTTAGCCCCTGACTTTGATTTAAATGATTTATTTACCTCTGGTATTTATTGCGGTGTCCCCAAAAATAATCCCATCGGCGATACGAACCCTGGTGGTGAGTGGTTTAATTTTCTTGTGATGGGAAATGGCAAAGACTCTGCTTCTCAATTTGCAATCCCCTGGTCTAATTTAGGGCGGGGTGTTTGTGTTAGAACAACGCAAAAAGGAAAAGAGGGGTGGAGCTCATGGGCGAAACTCAATACGCAGGATAAAATTTACAACTCGACTGGCTGTAAAATTGATTTTGCTAATAATGTGCTTAATTTTTATTACAATAATAAACGAATTGCTTGGGTCGGTGATGGTGACATTCATTTAGCTTCACCTGATAATGCGATCACCTTTGGTGATGGAAGCTCGCAAAAAACCGCCTCTTGGAGAATGGTGGCACCGTCAGGTCGCTGTCTAAATGCAGCAAATAGCGATGCAAATACGTTTAATAATCAGGCCGGGGTGTACGCAGGAACCGGCAATGGCTGGAAAAATACTCCTAAATCACTCGGTTTTCTGATTGTTTATCCTTATGCGGACAATGATGGATGTTATCAAGAGTTTGTTTCGTTTGAAGATATTACAAAAACGGGCTATCGCAAATATAGCCGAATCTTAGCGCGTGATGGTAAAACCTGGTCTGAATGGCAGAGAATAGATAGCCTACTTGTTGATGCCAATCAGTTTTGTTTTAACACGAATGACTGGAATGGCCACACCCAAACAAAGTTCCACTATTCTTGGGAATGTAAAAATAGCCCGTCGAATCGTGTCTTTTACAATGGCTTCACTTGTTTTGTCGATGACAACGCCCATAAAAAGACATTTCAACTGATTCAGGATGACCAAGGTCGGGTTTATTCACGCGCCCAATATATTAATAGCGATCAAACCCCATCAGAAGAACCTTATAGTTTATGGATTCGCAATGATAATACGCCGGATGCCATTAGAAGCAATACGCTAAACCGTACACAAAATGCGGATGGTTCTTTGCAGGTTGATATTAAAGTAGCAACACAAGCCGAAGTGAATGCAGGCAATGCAGATACATTTGTAACGGCTAAAAATCTACACGGTTCACTCGTTGGTCAATTTCAAAAAGTATTAGATATTGAGAACGGCCAACCTGATCAAGACTATGATATTGAGTTCACCGCTCAATCTGGCAATTTAGGCAATTGCTTAATTATGGCTCAAGCCTCAGCAACGAAAGGTGCAAACGGTACACGGGGAGCGATGGTACAAATTATCGACCCTTCCGGGGTGGTACGTGTCGAGCATTACTCTTACAGCATGGAATATGAACAACGCGGCTCAGCCGGGCACGGCTCTGCCACTTATTCGGTGTTTCTAGGTAAACATACCACTCAAACGGGTTGGAAAGCTCGATTTACTGCCCCACCGGGAGCAGCTCGTGGCGTCTCTAACCGGAAACTCAGCGTGACAATGGTGCCTTTTTAA
- a CDS encoding phage tail protein I, protein MSKLTTPNATAIQIALDAAAEKVCVNDFDFSVLYHPYSCPLKFLPWLAQFVKVDYWDESWPEQRKRDVVANSLIVHRFKGTPYSIKTALTSVGIKANLLEWWKLETPKPFNFEVQAYVTQNDVTQDLLDRTYNAVVNSKRASDRFVLNLIAQPSNQLYIGSSVEVYEYRQVNVELCIPVEYDQPLFVGNAYEGLAIVEIDAFIEL, encoded by the coding sequence ATGTCTAAACTGACCACTCCAAATGCGACAGCAATACAAATTGCATTAGATGCGGCGGCAGAAAAAGTATGCGTGAATGATTTTGATTTTAGTGTGCTGTATCACCCGTATTCATGTCCGCTTAAATTCCTGCCTTGGCTCGCTCAATTCGTTAAAGTCGATTATTGGGATGAGAGTTGGCCCGAGCAACGAAAGCGCGATGTAGTGGCCAATAGCTTGATTGTCCATCGTTTTAAAGGCACGCCTTACAGCATTAAAACCGCCCTGACTTCGGTGGGAATTAAGGCGAATTTACTTGAGTGGTGGAAGCTAGAGACGCCCAAGCCATTTAATTTTGAAGTGCAAGCTTATGTTACGCAAAACGATGTCACTCAGGATTTACTCGACCGCACCTATAACGCAGTCGTGAACTCAAAACGGGCGAGTGATCGCTTTGTTTTAAATTTAATCGCCCAACCCTCAAATCAGCTTTACATCGGCTCAAGCGTTGAAGTTTATGAATATCGCCAGGTAAATGTGGAGCTTTGTATTCCTGTTGAATACGACCAGCCTTTATTTGTTGGCAATGCCTATGAAGGGCTTGCCATTGTAGAAATCGACGCCTTCATTGAACTCTAA
- a CDS encoding phage tail assembly protein gives MTTEYTLKYPTQNIKTLNIRRMTVGDRFRTKDIQNELEHEIQMVANLTDHTQDDILQLDNSDYFAVVNIINAFTDLPA, from the coding sequence ATGACGACAGAATATACATTAAAATATCCCACTCAAAACATTAAAACACTCAACATTCGCCGTATGACCGTCGGTGATCGCTTTAGAACAAAAGACATTCAAAATGAACTTGAGCATGAAATACAGATGGTCGCGAATTTAACGGACCATACTCAAGACGACATTTTACAGTTGGATAATAGCGATTACTTTGCGGTGGTTAATATTATTAATGCTTTTACCGATTTGCCAGCTTAA
- a CDS encoding phage tail tape measure protein has product MNSDNKSISLRIGAELGSSFKKTFEGADNRLKRLNSTVKDFKKQMGNVSALQKQEAKTKQAGKAWREASHKIADYKKTLKELESPTNKQLVKLNRLAGNVRQAEINFSSFQEKVNRSGQATQKQTEKLTALGIKLKKAKMASADYQEEVKLLTTVTSKHQAKLAGLVKTANKAQSAFNKERNSATTLRQSLSQAGINTRELTQENKRLENSMKAVTSRADRLNASLNRIQQNRDHRADLRGGLMETVATTAAAAFPIVNAAKAQESSDYLNTVLSLGKVDPKVARLAKNASLNAARMGVTTFAGANEIQYAFNSAGLGNTSGREAVVPVAKAARLMKVDNATLANDVAGAINNFYKDKINMNDPNAVKKANTEVTDLFTAAQMKFHYQDFSAINEALKYAAGSMQQQGVDLGQGLTVLGMMANGRVAASTQGTALRAILTQLSAKGNASQYIVRDTQGNMELLATLKNLKENLSTDKDEQIKQLTGIFGSEMASPIAQTLNAMKEATKDYTDLMKNAPGIVNRKYAEMAKHTSFKWKKLTSNLDVLSMTIGGPMLDVVNGIITPLTSLVVGVSEASQAFPNFTRVLFSALSALAVFKVGKFAFGYGSALLGQVGNYARLGGSYLGAGGGAVKEGSSWLSRLKPKWLDKVGKSKLGKMGGKALGGLGKAGGLISAATATPVYVTNMGDLGGSLGSTLGNIEKKGPLKEAKKLGRLGRIGGVLGKFGKVLGPLALLGTGMDILSTSTNEALTGHQKAKRIGGDVGGLSGGAIGAIAGAAIGSVIPVVGTWIGGVAGSLIGSWFGNKAGQKIVDLVDPKEHVKQMATSQVNNHNSQQQNEITINNHINQSINSSQGQSAQDIAKHSANELKQRIYDINPMYDAIALGGQP; this is encoded by the coding sequence ATGAATTCAGACAACAAAAGCATCAGTCTTAGGATTGGTGCTGAATTAGGCTCTAGCTTTAAAAAAACGTTTGAAGGTGCCGACAATCGCCTGAAACGATTAAATTCAACGGTTAAAGATTTTAAAAAGCAGATGGGCAATGTGTCTGCTTTACAAAAACAGGAGGCTAAAACCAAGCAAGCAGGTAAAGCCTGGCGAGAGGCCTCTCATAAAATTGCCGACTACAAAAAAACGCTAAAAGAATTAGAATCACCCACCAACAAACAACTCGTAAAATTAAACCGCTTGGCCGGCAATGTGCGCCAAGCAGAAATTAACTTTTCAAGTTTTCAGGAAAAAGTTAATCGCTCAGGTCAAGCAACTCAAAAGCAAACCGAAAAACTCACTGCGCTCGGTATTAAGCTTAAAAAAGCAAAGATGGCCAGCGCGGACTACCAAGAAGAAGTTAAATTATTAACCACCGTTACCAGCAAGCATCAAGCTAAATTAGCGGGCCTGGTTAAAACGGCGAATAAGGCTCAAAGTGCGTTTAATAAAGAGCGCAATTCAGCGACCACTTTACGCCAATCACTCTCACAAGCCGGGATTAATACACGGGAGTTAACCCAGGAAAATAAGCGCTTAGAAAACTCAATGAAGGCGGTAACGAGCCGTGCCGATCGTTTAAATGCTTCACTCAATCGCATTCAGCAAAACCGTGATCATCGTGCTGATTTGCGCGGGGGCCTGATGGAAACGGTGGCCACCACCGCAGCGGCTGCTTTTCCGATTGTGAATGCAGCAAAAGCGCAAGAATCGAGCGATTATCTCAATACCGTTTTATCGTTAGGCAAAGTGGATCCGAAAGTTGCACGTTTAGCTAAAAATGCGTCGCTCAACGCTGCACGCATGGGTGTAACAACCTTTGCCGGTGCCAATGAAATTCAATACGCCTTTAATTCGGCAGGCTTAGGGAATACCTCTGGACGTGAAGCGGTGGTACCGGTGGCAAAAGCGGCGCGTTTAATGAAGGTGGATAATGCAACGCTTGCCAATGATGTGGCCGGTGCGATTAACAACTTCTACAAAGATAAAATCAACATGAATGACCCGAATGCGGTCAAAAAAGCCAATACGGAGGTGACGGATTTATTCACGGCGGCACAAATGAAGTTCCACTATCAGGACTTTAGTGCCATCAATGAGGCTTTAAAATATGCCGCCGGTTCTATGCAGCAGCAAGGTGTGGATTTAGGGCAAGGGCTCACTGTGCTGGGGATGATGGCCAACGGGCGTGTTGCCGCCAGTACCCAAGGGACCGCCCTTCGTGCCATATTGACCCAGCTTTCTGCTAAAGGAAATGCCAGTCAATATATTGTCCGCGACACTCAAGGCAATATGGAATTGCTCGCCACACTGAAAAATTTAAAGGAGAACTTATCGACCGATAAAGACGAACAAATCAAGCAGCTCACCGGCATTTTTGGCAGTGAGATGGCCAGCCCCATTGCTCAAACTTTAAATGCGATGAAAGAGGCTACCAAAGACTACACCGACCTTATGAAAAATGCACCGGGGATTGTCAATCGCAAATATGCCGAGATGGCCAAACACACGTCATTTAAATGGAAAAAACTCACCTCAAATTTAGATGTGCTTTCAATGACGATTGGCGGCCCGATGCTGGATGTGGTCAACGGCATTATCACCCCACTCACCTCCCTAGTCGTTGGAGTCAGTGAAGCCTCCCAAGCTTTCCCAAATTTTACCCGCGTTTTATTTAGTGCGTTAAGCGCGTTAGCCGTGTTTAAGGTCGGGAAGTTTGCCTTTGGTTATGGAAGTGCTTTGCTTGGACAAGTCGGCAATTATGCCCGACTGGGCGGCTCTTATTTAGGTGCAGGCGGTGGTGCTGTCAAAGAAGGTAGCAGTTGGCTCTCACGGCTCAAACCCAAGTGGCTCGATAAAGTGGGTAAAAGCAAGCTCGGTAAAATGGGGGGTAAAGCCTTGGGCGGTTTAGGTAAGGCCGGAGGTCTTATCAGTGCGGCTACTGCTACACCGGTTTATGTGACGAATATGGGAGATTTAGGTGGTAGCTTGGGCTCAACGCTTGGCAATATTGAGAAAAAAGGCCCACTGAAAGAGGCGAAAAAGCTCGGTCGTTTAGGGCGTATCGGTGGCGTACTAGGTAAGTTTGGCAAAGTGTTAGGACCGCTCGCTCTACTCGGCACGGGCATGGATATTTTAAGCACCTCCACAAATGAGGCATTGACTGGCCACCAAAAAGCAAAACGTATTGGCGGTGATGTGGGTGGCTTGTCTGGTGGCGCCATTGGGGCGATTGCAGGGGCTGCGATTGGCTCGGTGATTCCCGTGGTCGGCACTTGGATTGGTGGCGTGGCAGGCTCTTTAATTGGCAGCTGGTTTGGAAATAAAGCCGGTCAAAAAATTGTTGATTTGGTTGATCCGAAAGAGCACGTCAAACAGATGGCTACAAGCCAAGTTAATAATCACAATAGCCAACAGCAAAATGAAATCACAATAAACAATCACATTAACCAAAGCATCAACAGCAGTCAGGGACAATCAGCACAAGATATTGCTAAGCACAGTGCCAACGAGCTCAAGCAACGAATCTATGATATTAACCCGATGTATGATGCGATTGCGCTGGGAGGTCAACCTTGA
- a CDS encoding PAAR domain-containing protein, with amino-acid sequence MANLAVRLNDFSSGHGCFPPQVATSACSKVFIEGKLAVRIGDSWSPHTCGSNTHDAVSSVGSMKVMIEGKGVVRANDPLSCGSMAQSGATKVYIG; translated from the coding sequence TTGGCTAATTTAGCAGTGCGTTTAAATGATTTTTCCAGCGGCCACGGCTGCTTTCCTCCTCAAGTGGCCACCTCGGCGTGTTCAAAAGTATTTATCGAGGGTAAGCTCGCTGTTCGCATTGGTGATAGTTGGTCACCCCATACCTGTGGCAGTAACACCCATGATGCCGTGTCGAGTGTCGGGTCGATGAAGGTCATGATTGAGGGTAAAGGGGTGGTCAGAGCCAATGATCCACTCAGTTGTGGCTCAATGGCACAAAGTGGCGCGACCAAGGTTTATATAGGGTAA
- a CDS encoding baseplate J/gp47 family protein → MSNTLNLAQVPAPDFGVIKTYDEIYQECLDTFYEKLKEQGVTVTLTNSDPAIISIQNASYREYIRRQDIQRAGEQNLIAYANQTNLYNLGAFYGLTPEAGEDDETFRQRVLAAPALLSVAGPIDAYEALTIQAAPLDVQSAYVPTMPPEGQEGTVTVTALKKLTSTVSDADLKNTILTALSKEKVRPNNDQVVVNVVSKETALNYSIKGTIFIPSGPSASTILEPAYAASKLFARNNYRLGGEVTPSAVSGAIYAYIAKQSDSEQSPIIDIELEEPANKIIPTATQAAYCADDQINLTVKNV, encoded by the coding sequence ATGAGTAATACCTTAAATTTGGCCCAAGTGCCTGCGCCAGATTTTGGTGTGATTAAAACTTATGATGAGATTTATCAAGAATGTCTCGATACTTTTTATGAAAAGCTCAAAGAACAGGGGGTGACGGTTACTTTAACGAACTCTGACCCTGCGATTATTTCAATTCAAAATGCCAGTTATCGCGAGTACATTCGTCGTCAAGACATTCAGCGCGCCGGTGAACAAAATTTAATTGCTTATGCCAATCAAACCAACCTCTATAATCTAGGGGCTTTTTATGGCTTAACGCCCGAAGCCGGTGAAGATGATGAAACCTTTCGGCAGCGTGTTTTAGCCGCACCGGCATTATTATCAGTGGCCGGTCCTATTGATGCCTATGAAGCCTTGACGATACAAGCGGCGCCGTTAGATGTGCAAAGTGCCTATGTGCCGACAATGCCACCGGAAGGACAAGAAGGCACGGTCACAGTGACAGCACTTAAAAAATTAACCAGCACAGTTAGCGATGCCGATTTAAAAAATACCATTTTAACTGCGCTATCCAAAGAGAAGGTTCGACCTAATAATGATCAAGTGGTTGTGAATGTGGTTTCTAAAGAAACAGCGCTTAATTATTCGATTAAGGGGACCATTTTTATTCCGTCGGGACCATCGGCCTCCACCATTCTAGAACCGGCCTATGCGGCATCAAAATTATTTGCTCGCAATAATTATCGACTAGGCGGAGAAGTCACCCCGAGCGCTGTGAGTGGGGCGATTTATGCCTACATTGCCAAGCAATCTGACAGCGAACAATCGCCGATCATTGATATTGAACTCGAAGAACCTGCAAACAAAATTATCCCAACAGCGACTCAAGCGGCTTATTGTGCGGATGATCAAATTAATTTAACGGTGAAAAATGTCTAA